The region GGCTGTAGATATGATTGGCGGCCCACAGATTCGTAACATTGGGACCATTGGCGGTAATATTTGTAATGGGGTTACTTCTGCTGATAGTGCTTCTACCTTATTTGCTTTTAATGCAAGATTAGAGATTCAAGGGCCGGATGGTGTACGTACTGTTTTGATTAAGGAGTTCTATAAAGGACCAGGTAAAGTTGATTTACAGCATGAAGAAATACTAACAACTATTTTTATTACACCTGACAATTATCGAGGATATGGTGGACATTATATAAAATATGCAATGCGTAATGCGATGGATATTGCAACATTAGGTTGTGTTGCTCTTTGTAAAGTAAAGGGCATAAATCAAATTGAAGACTTTAGGTTGGCTTTAGGTGTAGCAGCTCCTATTCCTATGCGCTGTACTGAGACGGAACAGCTAATAAAAGGTGAAAATTTTACGGAAGAATTAATAGAAAAAGTAGGGAAAACTGCTCTAAAAGAAGTTAATCCAAGAACTTCTTGGCGTGCCTCTAAGGATTTTAGATTACAGTTAGTAGAAGAGTTGAGCAAAAGAGCCTTCAGGCAGGCTTTTAAAAACGCCGGAGGTGAACAATAATGCAATTAAAAAAAATTACATTTAAAATTAATAGTAAAGAAATCACTATTGAAGTAGATGTAAGAGAATCCTTGTTAGATGTTTTGAGAAACAAACTTCATATGACGGGTGTAAAAAAGGGATGTTCTGTTGGTGAGTGCGGTGCTTGTACTGTACTTATTGATAATGTGGCCTTTGATACTTGCATCTATCTTGCAGTTTGGGCGGATGGCAAGGAAATTAGAACCATAGAGGGAGAAGCGAAAGAAGGAAAATTGTCTAAGGTACAGCAGAGTTTCCTTGATGAAGCAGCTGTACAATGTGGGTTTTGTACACCGGGATTTGTCATGTCTACTACAGAAATGCTTGAAAGCGGAAAAGTGTTTTCAAAGGAGCAAATAAAAA is a window of Pelosinus sp. IPA-1 DNA encoding:
- the xdhB gene encoding xanthine dehydrogenase subunit XdhB, which codes for MYDIIAYEEASCIEEAIKLLVANPNATLISGGSDVLIKLHEGRMQDAHLISIHGIKELSGVSMLEDETIVIGSGTSFSKISKHPIVQQFIPVLGEAVDMIGGPQIRNIGTIGGNICNGVTSADSASTLFAFNARLEIQGPDGVRTVLIKEFYKGPGKVDLQHEEILTTIFITPDNYRGYGGHYIKYAMRNAMDIATLGCVALCKVKGINQIEDFRLALGVAAPIPMRCTETEQLIKGENFTEELIEKVGKTALKEVNPRTSWRASKDFRLQLVEELSKRAFRQAFKNAGGEQ
- the xdhC gene encoding xanthine dehydrogenase subunit XdhC translates to MQLKKITFKINSKEITIEVDVRESLLDVLRNKLHMTGVKKGCSVGECGACTVLIDNVAFDTCIYLAVWADGKEIRTIEGEAKEGKLSKVQQSFLDEAAVQCGFCTPGFVMSTTEMLESGKVFSKEQIKKELSGHMCRCTGYHNIMLAAEKALQPAKEHGSECTGKCHK